AACCGCGCGCTCGGGCGCACCGCAGATGCACTGCAGGATCGCGCTGTGCTCGCTGTCCACCGGTATGAGCTCGCCGCCGCCCACCCGCAGCGCCTCCTGAACGAGAAGGCCTCCCGCAACGAGTGACTCCTTGTTCGCGAGCGCCAGCCGTTTCCCTGCCGACAAGGCGGCCAGTGTCGCCTCGAGCCCGGCCGCGCCGACCACAGCGTTGATCACTATGTCCGCATCGGGGTGCGCGGCGGCATCGATCAGCGCGGCGCGTCCGGTACGGATACAGGGATGCAGCGGACCGTTCGCGTGCGCGGCGTCCTCATCGACCAGCACGGCAAGATCGGGCGCGTAGCGTTCGATCTGGCGCGCGAGCTCGGCCGCGTTGCGGTTCGCGGCCAGTGCGACGATGCGGAACTCATCCGCATGACGCGCGAGCACGTTGAGCGCGCTCGCGCCGATGGAACCCGTACTCCCGAGCAGAGCGACGCCGCGCATCACAGCACCAGCGTCAGCAGCCAGTAGGTCACCGGTATCGAGAAGAACAGAGCATCGAACCGGTCGAGCACGCCACCGTGGCCGGGCAGCAGAGTGCCGGAGTCCTTCACGCCGGCCTCCCGCTTCAGCAGCGATTCCGCCAGGTCACCCACCTGCGCGATCGGCGACACTACCAGGCCCACCAACGCCCCGATTGCTGCACTGATGGGAATGCCGAGCCACATGCCGAAGATGAAGTATGCATACAGCGCCCCGACAACGGTGGTTCCGACCACGCCCGACAACGCGCCTTCCACCGTCTTGGCAGGGCTCACTGCCGGGATGAGCTTGTGCCTGCCGAACCGGCGCCCGCCGAAGTACGCGAACGTGTCGCCCATCCAGGTGAGCGTCATCGGAAAAGCGAGGAGTGCAGGTCCTGCCCAGCTGCTCAACTGGCCGCTCGCACCCGGCACCGGCATGGTACGCAGCATCATCGCGTACAGCAGTGTGCCCCCGGTGAACAGCGCGGCGAACACGGTCACGGCCATGACGGCCAGCGGTGCGCCGCCGACGCCACGACGGAAGATGGCAGCCGCTGCGACGAGCAGCGTAGCGGCCACGAACACACGCCAGGCCCAGGCTTCCGCGTCGGGCGTCACCATGGTCAGCAGCACGGGCGTAGCCGCGAGCAGCGCACCGGCGGCCGCAAACGGCTCTACGCCGCGCTGCCGTGCGAGACGGTAGAACTCGGTGGCACCGCCGGCGGCGATGCCGGCCAGCCCCAGCGCGAGGACCCAGCCGCCGATGTAGAGGATGAGAACGGCGAGGGGTATGCCGACGGCCGAAACGGCCACGCGCCTGGTCAGCTCGCTCGCCATGCGGTCAGCCGGCGGTTACGCGACCGAAGCGGCGTTCCCGTTTCTGATAGTCGTAGATCGCTTCGAAGAGATGCTGCCGCCGGAAGTCCGGCCACAGCACGGATGTGACGAACATCTCCGTATACGCCAGCTGCCAGAGCAGGAAATTGCTGATCCGCTGCTCGCCGGACGTCCGGATCAGCAGGTCCGGGTCGGGGATGTCCGCCGTGAAGAGCTCACTTGCAAACATGTTCTCATCGATCTCGGCCGGATGCAGCTCGCCGCGCTCGACGCGTTCCGCGAGACGGCGCGCGGCGCGAGTGATCTCTGCGCGGCCGCCATACGATATCATCAGGTTGAGACGCAGTGTGCGGCCGCCCGCGGTGTGCCGCTCGATCTCGTCAACGGCACGGCGCGGAGCCGGCGCGAGGCGGTCGAGATCGCCCAGCACATGGACTTCCACGCCCTGGCGCTTGAGCTCCTCGCGCTCCTGTTTCGCGAACCGACGCAGCAGCTTCATCAGCGCGTCGACCTCCGCCGCCGGCCGACTCCAGTTCTCCTGCGAGAACGTGAACAGAGTCAGGACCTCGATGCCCGCCTCGATCGCACCCTCGATCGTATCACGCACGGACTTGATGCCCGCGGAATGACCGCGGAAACGCGGCAGGCCCCGTCCGCGCGCCCAGCGGCCATTGCCATCCATGATGACGGCAACGTGGGCGGGCAGACGCCCGCCCACTTTGATCGCCTGGAGCAGGTCGACCGGGGGAGTGTGACGACGAAAGGCGTCGCCGGCGCTCGCTTCCAACCTCAGACCTCCATCACCTCCTCCTCCTTGGCCTTGAGGAGGTGGTCGATCTTCGTGATATGCTCGTCCGTGAGCTTCTGGATACGGTCCGTCTCGCGCCGCGCGTCGTCCTCACTCATCTGGCCATCGGACTGCAATCGCTTGATTTCCTTGTTAGCCTCCTGGCGGGCATGACGAATGGCCACGCGCCCCTCCTCGGCGATCTTGTGCAGCATCTTCACCATCTCGCGACGGCGCTCCTCGTTGAGGGCGGGCACCGGGACACGGATGATGTTGCCATCATTGGCCGGGTTCAGCCCGAGCTCCGAGTTGCGAATGGCCTTCTCGATCTCGCCCATCAGCCCCTTGTCCCACGGCTGAACGATCAGCATCCGCGGCTCCGGCGTGCTCACTGATGCGACCTGGTTCAGCATCATCTTCGAGCCATAGGCATCAACGCGCACCGTGTCCAGCAGCGCCGGACTCGCCTTGCCCGTCCGAACGGACGAGAATTCCCGACGCAGCGCCTCGATGGACCGGTCCATCTGCGCCTGCGCCTCACGGTACGTTGGCATTCATCCCCTCCACCGTCTGCCTGTTGTCATTTTCCGCGGCGCACCCCCGCGGGCACGCAACGAACGAAAATACGCCCCAACCCCGTCCCGTACCAGCGGCAATGCCATCGCGGGCGTGCGCGGCCGCTGGACGCGGACATGGACCGCCGCTGGTCTGGCACCGGGCGACGCTGCAGGGGCGCGTCAGCCGGAGACCAGCGTGCCGCGTGTTTCGCCGCGTAGCGCGGCCGCGACCGCTCCGCGCTCGCCAATGTTCAGGACGATGATCGGCAGCCGGTTCTCGCGGCACAGCGACACCGCGGCCGCGTCCATGACCTTCAGGTCTCGGGTCAGGACATCGTGGAACGTGAGCCGCGGTATGAACTCGGCGTTCGGGTCCTTCTCGGGATCCGCCGAGTAGATGCCGTTGACCTTTGTCGCCTTGATGAGCAGGTCGGCATGGATTTCGATCGCGCGCAGCACCGCGGCCGTGTCCGTCGAGAAATACGGATTGCCGGTACCGCCCGCGAAGATGACGACGCGGCGCTTCTCGAGGTGCCGCAGTGCGCGGCGACGGATGTAGGGTTCGGCAAGCGCCTCCATCCGGATGGCCGTCATGACGCGCGTCTCCACGCCCTTGCGGTCGAGCAGGTCCTGCAGCGCCAGCGCGTTGATGATCGTCGCGAGCATGCCCATGTAATCGGCACTCACGCGGTCCATCCCCTGCTGACTCGCCTGCGTGCCGCGCACAATGTTGCCGCCGCCGATCACGAGCCCGATGTCGACGCCGAGGCCGTGCAGCGACTGGATCTCGTCGGTCAACCGGTCGACGACGGGCGGCGAGATACCGAAGCCCTGCTCGCCCGCCAGTGCCTCACCCGACAGCTTCAGTACGACACGCTTGTACTTCAGGTCATTGGCCGTCATCACCGGGCGATCTACTCGCCCAGCTGGTAACGGACGAAACGTCGCACGACGACCCGCTCACCCGTCTTGGCCGACGCCTCCTCGATCAGCTGCTGGATCGTCTGCTTGCCTGCCGGATCCTTGACGAAGATCTGGTCCATCAGCGTCGATTCCTGGTAGAACTTGCGCAGTTTACCCTCTACGATCTTCTCCTGCATCTTCTCGGGCTTGCCTTCCTGCTTCACCTGCTCGAGATAGACGCCGCGCTCGCGTTCCACGACGTCCGCCGGGATACCTTCGGCATCGAGTGCCAGCGGGGCGGCCGCCGCAATGTGCATCGCAAGGTCACGAGCCAGCTGCTGGAACGTCTCGTTGCGCGACACGAAGTCCGTCTCACACTGCACCTCGACCAGCACGCCGATCTTGCCATTGGTGTGCACGTAGCTGCCGATCGTGCCCTCGCGCGTCTCACGCTCCGCGCGCTTGGCCGCCTTCGCCGCACCGCGTGCGCGCAGCAGGTCGATCGCCGCTTCCATGTTGCCGTTCGCCTCTTCCAGCGCCTTCTTGCACTCCATCATCCCCGCGCCCGTCCGCTCGCGGAGCTCCTTCACCTGTTGCGCACTGATCGCCATGTACCGTCTCCCTAAAATGATCAGATCCTGCCGGATCCTGTGTGGCCTGGTTCCTGTCTGCAGAAAAGCGCCGCAGGGCTGCCGCACAGGTGCAGCGCTGCAGCGCTTTCAGATGTCACGCCGAGCGAACGGTCCGGCCGCACGGCGATCCGCCATGCGGCCTTGTGCAGCTACGCCTCGTCCGAGTCGGAGTCGCCCTCGTCGCTCTCCGGCTCCACTTCGCCCGGGACGCGCAGATTTGCGATCA
Above is a genomic segment from Longimicrobiales bacterium containing:
- the pyrH gene encoding UMP kinase; translation: MTANDLKYKRVVLKLSGEALAGEQGFGISPPVVDRLTDEIQSLHGLGVDIGLVIGGGNIVRGTQASQQGMDRVSADYMGMLATIINALALQDLLDRKGVETRVMTAIRMEALAEPYIRRRALRHLEKRRVVIFAGGTGNPYFSTDTAAVLRAIEIHADLLIKATKVNGIYSADPEKDPNAEFIPRLTFHDVLTRDLKVMDAAAVSLCRENRLPIIVLNIGERGAVAAALRGETRGTLVSG
- the tsf gene encoding translation elongation factor Ts, which codes for MAISAQQVKELRERTGAGMMECKKALEEANGNMEAAIDLLRARGAAKAAKRAERETREGTIGSYVHTNGKIGVLVEVQCETDFVSRNETFQQLARDLAMHIAAAAPLALDAEGIPADVVERERGVYLEQVKQEGKPEKMQEKIVEGKLRKFYQESTLMDQIFVKDPAGKQTIQQLIEEASAKTGERVVVRRFVRYQLGE
- a CDS encoding phosphatidate cytidylyltransferase; this encodes MASELTRRVAVSAVGIPLAVLILYIGGWVLALGLAGIAAGGATEFYRLARQRGVEPFAAAGALLAATPVLLTMVTPDAEAWAWRVFVAATLLVAAAAIFRRGVGGAPLAVMAVTVFAALFTGGTLLYAMMLRTMPVPGASGQLSSWAGPALLAFPMTLTWMGDTFAYFGGRRFGRHKLIPAVSPAKTVEGALSGVVGTTVVGALYAYFIFGMWLGIPISAAIGALVGLVVSPIAQVGDLAESLLKREAGVKDSGTLLPGHGGVLDRFDALFFSIPVTYWLLTLVL
- the frr gene encoding ribosome recycling factor, which gives rise to MPTYREAQAQMDRSIEALRREFSSVRTGKASPALLDTVRVDAYGSKMMLNQVASVSTPEPRMLIVQPWDKGLMGEIEKAIRNSELGLNPANDGNIIRVPVPALNEERRREMVKMLHKIAEEGRVAIRHARQEANKEIKRLQSDGQMSEDDARRETDRIQKLTDEHITKIDHLLKAKEEEVMEV
- the uppS gene encoding polyprenyl diphosphate synthase; its protein translation is MEASAGDAFRRHTPPVDLLQAIKVGGRLPAHVAVIMDGNGRWARGRGLPRFRGHSAGIKSVRDTIEGAIEAGIEVLTLFTFSQENWSRPAAEVDALMKLLRRFAKQEREELKRQGVEVHVLGDLDRLAPAPRRAVDEIERHTAGGRTLRLNLMISYGGRAEITRAARRLAERVERGELHPAEIDENMFASELFTADIPDPDLLIRTSGEQRISNFLLWQLAYTEMFVTSVLWPDFRRQHLFEAIYDYQKRERRFGRVTAG